A genomic segment from Malaclemys terrapin pileata isolate rMalTer1 chromosome 1, rMalTer1.hap1, whole genome shotgun sequence encodes:
- the LOC128830224 gene encoding olfactory receptor 51G2-like: protein MSAVNNTKFNSAVFLLTGIPGQEDVHLWISIPFCIVYIISIVGNSVILFIIKTDPSLHEPMYIFLSMLAITDLGLSIATMSTTLGIFLFNSREISFNACFVQLFFIHSLQCTESSVLLLMAFDRFIAIHDPLKYASILNPQRIHKMGLVFVLKGVAIIFPLPFLLKQFQYCQTNVLSHSYCLHQEVMKMDCSDIRVNSIYGLFTKLLTMGLDSLLIFLSYVMILKTVLSITSQTECLRALNTCFSHLCAILVFYMPDIGLAVIHRFGNSSSHLLQMVLDYVYLPVPPQ, encoded by the coding sequence ATGTCAGCTGTCAATAACACCAAATTCAATtctgcagtgttccttctcaccgggatacctgggcaggaagaCGTCCATCTCTGGATCTCTATCCCCTTCTGCATAGTGTATATTATTTCAatagtaggaaattcagtcatcctgttcattataaaaacagatccaagcctccatgagcccatgtacattttcctttccatgttggccaTCACAGACCTTGGTTTATCGATTGCCACCATGTCGACAACACTGGGTATATTCTTGTTTAACTCTAGGGAGATCAGCTTCAATGCCTGTTTTGtgcagctgttcttcatccactcgCTTCAGTGCACTGAATCCTCCGTGCTATTAttgatggcctttgaccgcttcatCGCGATCCATGACCCGCTGAAATATGCTTCCATCTTAAACCCACAGAGAATACACAAGATGGGACTGGTATTTGTGCTGAAAGGGGTGGCAATAATATtcccactcccctttctcctgaaaCAGTTCCAATACTGTCAAACaaatgtcctctcccattcctactgcctgCACCAGGAGGTCATGAAGATGGATTGTTCAGATATCAGAGTGAACAGCATCTATGGCTTGTTTACTAAACTCTTAACAATGGGGTTGGACTCGCTGCTCATCTTCCTTTCTTATGTGATGATtctcaaaacagtgctgagcatcACATCCCAGACGGAGTGCCTCAGGGCCTTGAACACTTGTTTCTCCCACCTCTGCGCCATCCTGGTCTTCTACATGCCAGATATTGGCCTGGCTGTGATACATAGATTTGGAAATAGCTCTTCTCACTTGCTTCAAATGGTCCTGGATTATGTCTACCTGCCGGTCCCACCCCAATAA